The Rhizobium rhododendri nucleotide sequence TTGCGACGGCGTGCTCCGCCTGGAGGGCGCATCCAAGGGCGCCGACAACGATGTGCGCATCGCCAGGGAACGGGGCATTCCCGTGTGGAACCGCCTCGAGGATGTTCCGGGCTGCGCCTGAAGTCGGCAGGGGGCGATCTATCGCCCTCTTATCCTCCGATTTTCCGACGCATGGCCTTTCACTTCGGTGAGAAACGCGCTTATTCTGCTCCCCCAAGGGAGAGGAATCATCATGACAGTTTTGTATTATTCGCCAGGAAGTTGTGCACTTGCGAGCCTCATCGCCATGGAGGAATCCGGCATCGCCTACGAGCCGCGCCGCATCGATCTTTCCAAGGGCGATCAGAAGACGCCGGAGTATCTGAAACTCAATCCGAAGGGCAGGGTGCCCACGCTGGTGACCGAGCGTGGCGTCATAACGGAGACGCCGGCGATCCTCGCCTATATCTCTCAGGTCTCGCGCAACGTGCGACTGGCGCCGCTCGACGACTCCTTCGCATTTGCCGTCATGCAGGCGTTCAACAACTACCTGTCCTCGACAGTCCACGTGAACCACTCTCACGGGCGCCGGGGCAGTCGTTGGTCGGA carries:
- a CDS encoding glutathione S-transferase family protein, with product MTVLYYSPGSCALASLIAMEESGIAYEPRRIDLSKGDQKTPEYLKLNPKGRVPTLVTERGVITETPAILAYISQVSRNVRLAPLDDSFAFAVMQAFNNYLSSTVHVNHSHGRRGSRWSDDAAAIETMKAKVSQTMTESFVLIEDQLLAGPWVLGANYSVADGYLFTVANWLPGDGVDMDRFPKVKAHGERMRDRAAVQQALAIEKG